The following proteins are co-located in the Vigna unguiculata cultivar IT97K-499-35 chromosome 9, ASM411807v1, whole genome shotgun sequence genome:
- the LOC114164233 gene encoding alpha-galactosidase 3, which translates to MAKQKLGYTFLVYSVILFFFASSVSASARVAPLLQSYGNPIFGSNFHSVYDTSMYGVFQLSNGLAKTPQMGWNSWNFFACNISEKVIKETADALVSTGLADLGYVYVNIDDCWSAVTRNLKGQLVPDPKTFPSGIKALADYVHGKGLKLGIYSDAGMFTCQVRPGSIFHETDDADLFASWGVDYLKYDNCYNLGIPPKERYPPMRDALNATGRKIFYSLCEWGVDNPALWADKVGNSWRTTDDINDSWASMTTIADLNDKWAAYAGPGGWNDPDMLEVGNGGMTYQEYRAHFSIWALAKAPLLIGCDVRNLTAETLEILSNEEVIAINQDSLGVQGRKVQASGVDGCRQVWAGPLSGNRLVVALWNRCSKVATITASWEALGLESGIHVSVRDLWQHKLVAEDAVSSFSAGVDIHDCKLYIFTPFTVSHSAEMVWSLLIHHVYTISVLKVPLNGFYIFQKL; encoded by the exons ATGGCGAAGCAGAAACTGGGATACACTTTTTTGGTGTACTCGGtgattctcttcttctttgCTTCCTCTGTTTCGGCTTCAGCGAGAGTTGCGCCACTTTTGCAGAGCTATGGGAACCCAATTTTCGGATCAAACTTTCATTCTGTTTACGACACTTCCATGTACGGTGTGTTTCAGCTGAGTAATGGATTGGCTAAAACGCCTCAGATGGG ATGGAATAGCTGGAATTTCTTTGCATGCAATATCAGTGAAAAGGTCATTAAGGAAACGG CTGATGCACTGGTATCAACCGGATTGGCTGATTTAGGTTATGTATATGTCAATATAG ATGATTGCTGGTCTGCTGTGACAAGAAATCTTAAG GGTCAACTTGTTCCTGATCCTAAGACATTTCCATCTGGAATCAAAGCTCTTGCAGATTATGTCCATGGAAAGGGACTCAAGCTTGGCATATATTCAGATGCTGG GATGTTTACATGTCAAGTCCGGCCAGGATCGATTTTCCATGAAACTGATGATGCAGATTTATTTGCCTCTTGG GGTGTAGACTATTTGAAGTATGACAACTGTTACAACCTGGGTATCCCTCCAAAAGAACG TTATCCTCCTATGCGTGATGCTCTCAATGCAACTGGACGCAAAATTTTCTACTCACTCTGTGAATG GGGAGTTGATAACCCTGCCTTGTGGGCAGACAAGGTAGGCAACAGCTGGCGCACAACCGACGACATCAATGATTCGTGGGCAAG CATGACAACCATTGCCGATCTTAACGATAAGTGGGCTGCATATGCTGGTCCTGGGGGATGGAATG ACCCAGATATGTTGGAAGTTGGAAATGGTGGCATGACTTACCAGGAATACCGAGCTCATTTCAGCATTTGGGCTTTAGCGAAG GCACCGCTATTGATCGGGTGTGATGTCAGAAATTTGACTGCTGAAACACTTGAGATTTTAAGCAATGAAGAAGTCATTGCCATTAATCAAG ACTCACTTGGAGTCCAGGGAAGGAAAGTTCAAGCTTCTGGTGTAGATGGTTGCAGACAG GTTTGGGCAGGTCCTCTATCAGGAAATCGATTGGTTGTTGCTCTCTGGAATCGGTGCTCAAAAGTTGCCACGATAACAGCTTCATGGGAAGCACTTGGGCTTGAATCTGGCATTCATGTTTCCGTGAGGGATCTGTGGCAG CACAAGTTAGTAGCTGAAGATGCAGTGTCATCGTTCAGTGCTGGAGTTGATATCCACGACTGTAAACTCTACATTTTCACTCCATTTACAGTATCTCACTCTGCAGA GATGGTCTGGTCCCTGCTCATTCATCATGTCTACACAATTTCTGTCCTAAAAGTTCCCTTGAAtggattttatatatttcagaaACTATGA
- the LOC114162512 gene encoding uncharacterized protein LOC114162512: MLFILSSPCQTLSSPRLYFPNNSFSGIKCDSAKVPVFPQKTRERSYLIERGLEFSPGDAFFREESATGRDLGVLAASLHKRGNGRLRVLDALCGCGIRSLRYLAEAGADFVAANDGNENYGSTIVENLSRVSSEEEGRWVVTHLEANRVMTDYYLQKSLFDFIDVDSFGSDSSFLRSAISTLKFGGLLYVTSTDGFSSGGHRPHHSLAAYGAYVRPMPYSNEIGLRMLIGGVTREAAVLGYHITPLFSYYAFHGPVFRVLLRLNRGKIHDTRHYGYIGYCQQCGNSHEFSWDQLGQISCSCSVPQVSNSLVVSGPLWTGPLHDGAYLMDMLNLAKQWGWIGCDGKDNLEKLIRVMMDESDPKLPFGYIKLDEMASRAKINSPPLKALMSAMHQKGYAASRSHIATNAIKTNCPMTECIKIAKELLQVSVT; the protein is encoded by the exons ATGTTATTTATTCTTTCTTCTCCTTGTCAAACTCTTTCGTCACCTCGCTTGTATTTTCCAAATAACTCCTTCTCTGGTATTAAGTGCGACAGCGCTAAAGTTCCCGTCTTTCCGCAGAAAACCCGCGAGAGGAGTTACCTCATTGAAAGGGGTTTGGAGTTTAGCCCAGGAGATGCGTTTTTTCGCGAGGAAAGTGCCACCGGCCGAGACCTCGGCGTTTTGGCCGCTTCTTTACACAAGAGGGGTAACGGAAGATTGCGCGTTCTGGACGCATTGTGTGGATGTGGAATTCGGTCACTTCGGTACTTGGCCGAGGCTGGAGCGGACTTTGTTGCGGCAAATGATGGGAATGAGAATTATGGAAGCACCATTGTAGAGAATTTGTCGAGAGTTTCCTCCGAAGAGGAGGGGAGATGGGTGGTTACTCATTTGGAAGCTAATAGGGTTATGACTGATTATTATTTGCAGAAgagtttatttgattttattgatgTTGATTCTTTTGGGAGTGACTCTTCGTTCTTGAGGTCTGCCATTAGTACTTTGAAATTCGGTGGCTTGCTCTATGTTACTTCCACTGATGGCTTCTCATCTGGTGGCCACCGTCCTCATCA TTCTTTAGCTGCATATGGAGCTTATGTGCGCCCTATGCCGTATTCGAACGAGATTGGTTTGCGAATGCTTATAGGTGGGGTTACCAGGGAGGCTGCAGTTTTGGGGTATCATATCACACCCTTGTTTTCTTACTATGCTTTTCATGGACCTGTTTTTCGAGTCTTGCTCAGATTGAATCGTGGAAAGATTCATGACACTAG GCATTATGGTTACATTGGTTACTGCCAGCAATGTGGAAATTCCCATGAGTTTTCTTGGGATCAACTTGGTCAGATAAGTTGCTCGTGCAGCGTGCCACAG GTTTCAAACTCCCTTGTGGTATCAGGGCCTCTTTGGACGGGACCTCTTCATGATGGTGCCTATCTTATGGACATGCTAAATCTGGCCAAGCAGTGGGGATGGATAGGCTGTGATGGTAAAGACAACCTTGAAAAGCTTATAAGAGTGATGATGGATGAAAGTGACCCCAAGTTGCCATTTGGGTACATCAAGTTGGATGAG ATGGCTAGCCGTGCAAAAATCAATTCTCCACCTTTGAAGGCATTGATGAGCGCCATGCACCAG AAGGGTTATGCTGCCAGCAGGTCTCACATTGCAACAAATGCAATCAAGACAAATTGCCCCATGACAGAATGCATCAAGATTGCCAAAGAACTACTGCAGGTTTCTGTCACTTAA
- the LOC114162511 gene encoding uncharacterized protein LOC114162511, with translation MDDKKENLLPSPPSQLLSIDEEIWKMAEERAQEILWIIEPNVLSEENRKDVIDYVRKLIGDYYGAHVLAFGSVPLKTYLPDGDIDLTALSREDTEEDLAITVCSILEKEDDPEYQIKDIQHIPAQVQLVKCTVKNIPVDISFNQMIGFYTIKFLDQVDQLVGKNHLFKRSIILIKAWCYYESRILGAHHGLLSTYAIEILVLYIINRFHSSLRGPLEVLYIFLDYYGSFDWDHNYASIWGPKALSSLPEILETPECEQSGFLLQKEFLKNFRDMCSSSIRASETVTPEFPVKLMNILDPLRNDNNVGRCVNYANLHRIRLALSYGARRLKQVLTLPGGNMGSALEKFFFCTLERNGKGERADVDVPVCPFGTGRSEGSVLDGDYASYCFDSQYDQLYPNNSMPVTTVHSNSPSSPSHDDMLAPSTQQNWSEGDFLTSQQNWSMIYQSGSNVYIPAQTLYHPAYTIDEVVKSRGTGTYIPDLNYNSYWDIRANENRPRKIPIVKNNEYPRSPPTVEVHSEINLNADSTPFEFTKEDFPLLPGIPKAKLPKQAQASAPLAKACSKTDKGGNSMLSELSSADLSPLLPCVRKGRSLTQARDSTPLENVHTVTDIGSNSQPFELSKEDFPLLPKVCSETHKDGKTKSFELSKKDFPLLRSSVKTVPSESAKLTKQGKSFPSSTLKNMEFGTFKYPQSLKGQGLPTKSKKEDCGVSLSQKTVMVFPKVASERKEESPQKMD, from the exons ATGGAtgataagaaagaaaatttgcTACCATCCCCACCTAGCCAGCTGTTATCAATTGATGAGGAAATTTGGAAGATGGCTGAAGAGAGGGCCCAAGAGATACTATGGATAATTGAACCAAATGTATTATCTGAGGAGAACAGAAAGGATGTTATTGATTATGTTCGGAAGCTGATAGGAGATTACTATGGAGCACAT GTCTTGGCATTCGGTTCTGTTCCACTAAAAACCTACCTTCCTGATGGAGATATTGACTTAACAGCACTTAGTCGCGAAGATACAGAGGAGGATTTGGCCATAACAGTGTGCAGTATACTTGAAAAAGAAGATGACCCTGAATACCAAATAAAAGACATACAACATATACCTGCACag GTCCAGCTTGTGAAATGTACGGTGAAAAATATACCAGTTGATATCTCTTTCAACCAGATGATTGGATTCTATACTATAAAATTTTTGGACCAG GTTGACCAGCTTGTGGGAAAGAACCATCTTTTCAAACGCAGTATCATCTTAATCAAAGCTTGGTGCTATTATGAAAGCCGAATTCTTGGTGCACACCATGGACTGTTATCAACGTATGCGATAGAAATATTGGTCTTGTATATCATCAATCGTTTTCATTCGTCACTGCGTGGTCCTCTAGAG GTTCTATACATATTCTTGGACTACTACGGCTCATTTGACTGGGACCACAATTATGCTAGTATATGGGGTCCAAAAGCCTTATCCTCGCTTCCAGAAATTCTTG AAACACCAGAATGTGAACAGAGTGGATTCTTGCTCCAGAAAGAGTTTCTCAAAAACTTCAGGGATATGTGCTCTTCTAGCATAAGAGCATCTGAGACAGTGACTCCTGAATTTCCCGTTAAGCTCATGAACATCTTGGATCCTCTTAGAAATGATAACAACGTTGGTCGTTGTGTCAACTATG CCAATTTACATCGAATAAGATTAGCTCTTTCCTATGGTGCTAGAAGGCTGAAGCAGGTCCTCACACTTCCAGGAGGAAACATGGGTTCAGCACTTGAGAAGTTTTTCTTCTGTACTTTGGAAAGGAATGGGAAAGGAGAAAGGGCAGATGTTGATGTTCCTGTTTGTCCATTTGGTACTGGAAGATCTGAAGGGTCTGTTCTGGATGGAGACTATGCCAGTTACTGTTTTGACTCACAATATGATCAGCTATATCCCAATAATTCCATGCCAGTAACAACTGTGCATTCCAATTCTCCATCTTCACCTTCTCACGATGACATGCTTGCCCCATCAACCCAGCAAAACTGGAGCGAAGGTGATTTCCTGACATCACAGCAAAACTGGAGCATGATTTATCAAAGTGGTAGCAATGTATACATCCCAGCACAGACACTGTATCATCCAGCTTACACCATTGATGAAGTAGTAAAATCCCGAGGAACAGGCACATATATACCTGACTTG AACTATAACTCCTACTGGGATATACGCGCAAATGAGAACAGGCCAAGGAAAATTCCCATTGTAAAGAACAATGAATATCCAAGATCACCTCCTACAGTAGAGGTTCATTCTGAGATAAATTTGAATGCTGATTCAACGCCGTTTGAGTTCACAAAAGAAGACTTCCCTCTTCTTCCAGGCATTCCCAAGGCTAAACTTCCAAAACAAGCACAAGCGTCTGCTCCATTAGCAAAGGCATGTTCTAAGACAGACAAGGGTGGTAATTCGATGTTGTCTGAGCTCTCAAGTGCAGATTTGTCCCCCCTTCTTCCATGCGTTCGCAAGGGTAGATCACTAACACAAGCCCGAGACTCTACTCCATTGGAAAATGTTCATACTGTGACGGATATTGGTAGCAATTCGCAGCCTTTTGAGCTCTCAAAAGAAGATTTTCCCCTTCTTCCAAAGGTTTGTTCTGAGACACACAAGGATGGGAAGACAAAGTCGTTTGAGCTCTCAAAGAAAGATTTTCCTCTTCTTCGATCTTCAGTGAAGACTGTCCCATCAGAGTCTGCAAAGTTGACCAAGCAAGGTAAGAGTTTCCCATCGTCTACCCTGAAAAATATGGAGTTTGGAACTTTCAAGTATCCACAATCACTGAAGGGACAAGGTTTGCCAACAAAGAGTAAGAAAGAAGATTGTGGTGTTTCATTATCTCAAAAAACTGTTATGGTATTCCCTAAGGTGGCAAGTGAGAGGAAAGAGGAATCTCCCCAGAAGATGGATTGA